A genomic segment from Ruegeria sp. TM1040 encodes:
- a CDS encoding thymidine kinase, with product MAKLYFNYSTMNAGKSTVLLQASHNYRENNMQTYLLTARIDDRAGTGRIASRIGISAEADMFAPEDDLFGKIETRLKDGPVAAIFVDEAQFLTHEQVWQLARVVDDLGVPVLAFGLRVDFQGNLFPGSASLLALADEMREVRTICHCGKKATMVVRQDATGQVLTEGDQVQIGGNESYISLCRRHWRAAMGDLPTAKTLG from the coding sequence ATGGCCAAGCTCTATTTCAACTACTCGACCATGAACGCCGGCAAGTCCACGGTCCTGCTGCAAGCGTCTCATAACTATCGCGAGAACAACATGCAGACCTACCTGCTGACCGCGCGCATCGACGACCGCGCCGGAACGGGTCGGATTGCCTCACGCATTGGCATCAGCGCAGAGGCAGATATGTTTGCGCCCGAAGATGACCTCTTTGGCAAAATCGAAACCCGCCTCAAGGATGGGCCTGTGGCGGCGATCTTTGTGGATGAGGCGCAGTTTCTGACGCACGAGCAGGTCTGGCAGCTGGCCCGCGTCGTCGATGATCTGGGTGTGCCGGTGCTGGCCTTCGGGCTTCGTGTGGATTTTCAGGGCAATCTGTTTCCCGGCTCTGCAAGCCTGCTGGCCCTTGCCGACGAGATGCGCGAAGTGCGCACCATCTGCCATTGCGGCAAAAAAGCAACCATGGTGGTGCGTCAGGACGCGACAGGCCAGGTCCTGACCGAAGGGGACCAGGTACAGATTGGCGGCAACGAATCTTATATCTCCTTGTGCCGCCGCCACTGGCGCGCCGCGATGGGGGATCTCCCCACCGCTAAAACACTGGGATAG